From a region of the Branchiostoma floridae strain S238N-H82 chromosome 13, Bfl_VNyyK, whole genome shotgun sequence genome:
- the LOC118429380 gene encoding enteropeptidase-like, whose protein sequence is MAMRLDMFTWCSLPTDVAPRVHLAGFIRFEYWPSVNCQVRVISELENSRISLKFLDLNIESTNSRRCIDSLSIYDGTFQEGVVLATVCGSDVPPEVLSSGQQLVLVMTSDNSGNGSFRILYSIFVDSVGGSCPTNGNYSTCADGRCMPGDLVNDGHENCPDGEDEDGTALLEEAGSNGQNQDTNDDDDRTNEDAENAEDPNTTGKFVIHLSGADIAGIFPVNATLDG, encoded by the exons ATGGCAATGAGAC TTGACATGTTCACCTGGTGTTCCCTACCCACCGATGTGGCACCCAGGGTTCACCTGGCCGGTTTCATCCGGTTTGAGTACTGGCCGTCAGTCAACTGTCAAGTCAGA GTTATCAGTGAGCTCGAAAACAGTCGCATTTCTCTCAAATTTCTGGATTTGAACATCGAGTCCACCAACAGCAGACGGTGCATCGACTCTCTGTCCATTTACGACGGCACGTTCCAGGAGGGCGTGGTCCTGGCGACGGTTTGCGGCAGTGACGTACCACCGGAGGTTCTGTCCAGCGGACAACAGTTGGTGTTAGTGATGACGTCAGACAACAGCGGGAACGGCAGTTTTAGAATCCTGTACAGCATCTTTGTGGACTCTGTGGGAG GTTCTTGTCCAACGAATGGTAACTACAGCACATGCGCGGATGGCAGGTGCATGCCGGGAGACCTGGTGAATGATGGGCACGAGAATTGCCCGGATGGAGAAGACGAGGATGGCACGG CTTTACTGGAAGAGGCCGGTTCCAACGGGCAGAATCAAGACACAAATG ATGACGACGATAGGACGAACGAAGACGCGGAGAATGCCGAAGACCCGAACACAACGGGAAAATTCGTGATCCATCTCAGCGGTGCAGACATCGCGGGGATAT TTCCTGTCAATGCCACGCTTGAtggttga
- the LOC118428397 gene encoding uncharacterized protein LOC118428397, producing MGCSAGVTNRQKSWTYLIVKTSAIDILTVCVTSITVKVAMGESLRIRRWQWGFYCVVAMLTVLPPMTHGDRYQTFSMECGGTVELGDTEAGYVSYSYDPGQDCTVTFTGASGKKFLLHFVTLDMGPDDSCDDQELRIYDGEQASGDLLASVCGSEQEGLDVTTSTNFVTLRLTSGDSASGDLRIKYTMFYDSAGDVCRESDDFRCDDGKCIRSELRQDGYCNCPGGVDEPDGCEAEGEDVSDSAEAEPEGEPESEPEAEPESEPEPESEWIPELGMTMWALTGIIIGTVAFLIFTGVAAYFAVKHFKKGSVGGRPGPTTSIPMGQPPAYSAQSKTGQTPISA from the exons ATGGGATGCTCTGCTGGAGTAACTAACAGGCAGAAAAGTTGGACGTATTTGATCGTTAAAACCTCTGCGATAGATATCTTAACTGTTTGTGTGACGAGCATTACGGTAAAAGTAGCCATGGGGGAAAGCTTAAGGATTCGTCGGTGGCAGTGGGGATTTTATTGCGTGGTCGCGATGCTGACTGTTTTGCCCCCTATGACGCACGGAGATCGTTACCAGACCT TTTCCATGGAATGTGGCGGTACTGTTGAGTTGGGTGACACCGAGGCTGGGTATGTATCCTACTCGTACGACCCCGGACAGGACTGTACCGTGACATTCACTGGAGCATCAGGCAAGAAATTCCTGCTTCACTTCGTGACCCTTGACATGGGACCTGATGACTCCTGTGATGACCAGGAGCTACGGATCTACGATGGCGAACAAG CTTCTGGTGACCTACTGGCATCGGTATGCGGGAGCGAACAGGAAGGTCTAGACGTCACCACTTCGACAAACTTCGTCACTCTTCGGCTGACTTCGGGTGACTCTGCGAGCGGCGATTTAAGGATCAAGTACACGATGTTCTACGACTCCGCAG GTGATGTATGTCGGGAGAGTGACGACTTCCGGTGTGATGACGGGAAGTGTATCCGGTCTGAGTTACGTCAGGACGGATACTGTAACTGTCCAGGCGGTGTGGATGAACCCGACGGTTGTGAAG CTGAAGGAGAAGACGTATCCGACAGCGCTGAAGCGGAACCGGAAGGGGAACCGGAATCTGAACCGGAAGCAGAACCGGAATCTGAACCGGAACCGGAATCAGAATGGATTCCGGAACTCGGAATGACCATGTGGGCGCTGACCGGGATCATCATCGGGACTGTCGCCTTCCTTATTTTCACTGGGGTGGCTGCTTACTTCGCAGTCAAG CATTTCAAGAAAGGCAGTGTTGGTGGAAGACCCGGACCGACAACATCCATACCTATGGGACAGCCTCCTGCTTATTCGGCTCAGTCCAAAACTGGACAGACGCCAATCAGCGCGTAG